The Chitinophagales bacterium sequence GTTACTAATGAAGCCGATAAAATCAACCATTTATTTAATGAAGGACTAAAAGAGTTTCATTTAAGAAAACCAACTTTAAAAAAGCAAGAAATAGAAGAATTAATATTAAATATTGATTCAAAATATTGGAGCAAAATAATTATACACTCAAACTATCACTTAGCTAAAAAGTATAATTTAAAAGGTATTCATGTGTCCAATAATTTTTTTGATGGAGTAGTAGGTATTTTTCGTAAAATTCAATACCAATCTATAAAAACGGTTTATACGTCAGTTTTTTCATGTAAAAAAATAAAAGCGATAAAATTTTCCTTTAATAAGGTTTTTTTAGGACCTTTATACAAACATTTTTCAGCTACTCAAACAGTGCCAAACTTTAATATTTTTGAGCTAAAAGAGGTTTTACAGCATTCAAATTATCCAATAGTAGCCATGGGAGGCGTTAATATTAACAACTATAATGAGCTTAGCAATCTTAACTTTGAAGGTGTTGTTTTACAATCTGCTATTTGGAAATCTGATGATTATATAAATGCCTTTAATGC is a genomic window containing:
- a CDS encoding thiamine phosphate synthase, producing the protein MKLIVYSLPYKVTNEADKINHLFNEGLKEFHLRKPTLKKQEIEELILNIDSKYWSKIIIHSNYHLAKKYNLKGIHVSNNFFDGVVGIFRKIQYQSIKTVYTSVFSCKKIKAIKFSFNKVFLGPLYKHFSATQTVPNFNIFELKEVLQHSNYPIVAMGGVNINNYNELSNLNFEGVVLQSAIWKSDDYINAFNAFMLKNGKTNFDTNKNKMIIS